In one window of Mercurialis annua linkage group LG4, ddMerAnnu1.2, whole genome shotgun sequence DNA:
- the LOC126677736 gene encoding T-complex protein 1 subunit beta, with protein MAVDRIFKDEATEEKGERARMASFVGAMAIADLVKTTLGPKGMDKILQSTGRGRSVTVTNDGATILKSLHIDNPAAKVLVDISKVQDDEVGDGTTSVVVLAGELLREAEKLVATKIHPMTIIAGFRMAAECARNALLRKVVDNKGNEEIFKTDLMKIAMTTLSSKILSQDKEHFAKLAVDAVLRLKGSTNLESIQIIKKPGGSLKDSFLDEGFILDKKIGVGQPKRIENANILVANTAMDTDKVKIYGARVRVDSMSKVAEIEAAEKQKMREKVDKIIAHGINCFVNRQLIYNFPEELFANAGILAIEHADFDGIERLGLVTGGEIASTFDNPESVKLGHCKLIEEIMIGEDKLIHFSGVAMGQACTIVLRGASHHVLDEAERSLHDALCVLSQTVNDSRVLFGGGWPEMVMAKDVDELARATPGKKSHAIEAFSRALIAIPTTIADNAGLDSAELIAQLRAEHQKEGSTAGIDVITGTVGNMAERGICEAFKVKQAVLLSATEAAEMILRVDEIITCAPRKREDRM; from the exons ATGGCG gTCGATAGAATCTTTAAAGATGAAGCTACTGAAGAAAAAGGAGAGCGTGCCAGAATG GCGTCATTTGTCGGTGCAATGGCGATTGCTGATTTGGTAAAGACTACTTTAGGACCAAAGGGAATG GATAAAATTTTGCAATCAACTGGCAGAGGGCGTTCGGTTACTGTTACAAATGATGGGGCTACCATCTTGAAGTCCCTTCACATTGATAACCCAGCTGCTAAAGTTTTAGTTG ATATATCAAAAGTTCAAGATGACGAAGTTGGTGATGGCACAACTTCAGTTGTTGTTTTGGCTGGGGAGCTTTTAAGGGAGGCAGAAAAGCTTGTGGCAACAAAGATTCATCCAATGACAATAATTGCTG GTTTCCGAATGGCGGCAGAATGTGCCCGCAATGCTTTGTTGCGTAAAGTTGTGGATAACAAAGGGAATGAAG AGATATTCAAAACAGACTTGATGAAGATTGCAATGACTACTTTGAGTTCCAAAATTTTATCACAAGATAAAGAGCATTTTGCTAAACTGGCTGTGGATGCTGTCTTGAGGCTTAAG GGGAGCACAAACTTAGAATCCATTCAGATTATCAAAAAGCCTGGAGGATCACTGAAGGATTCTTTCTTGGATGAAGG ATTCATTCTTGACAAGAAGATTGGTGTTGGGCAACCAAAGCGTATAGAGAATGCAAATATTTTGGTGGCAAATACTGCCATGGACACTGACAAAGTGAAGATCTATGGGGCACGTGTTCGTGTCGATTCAATGTCTAAAGTTGCTGAAATTGAGGCAGCTGAGAAGCAGAAAATGAGAGAAAAGGTGGATAAGATAATAGCCCATGGAATTAACTGCTTTGTTAACAGGCAATTGATTTACAACTTCCCAGAGGAACTTTTTGCAAATGCTGGAATACTTGCAATTGAGCATGCGGATTTTGATGGAATTGAACGCTTGGGCTTAGTAACTGGTGGTGAAATAGCATCAACCTTTGACAATCCTGAGTCAGTTAAGCTTGGCCATTGCAAGCTAATTGAGGAAATTATGATTGGTGAAGACAAGTTGATACACTTTTCAGGTGTTGCAATGGGTCAGGCATGTACAATAGTTCTGAGAGGAGCAAG CCACCATGTGCTTGATGAGGCAGAAAGATCTCTGCATGATGCATTATGTGTGCTGTCTCAGACAGTAAATGACAGCAGGGTTTTATTCGGAGGTGGATGGCCAGAGATGGTGATGGCTAAAGATGTTGATGAGCTGGCCCGAGCAACTCCTGGAAAGAAATCCCATGCTATTGAAGCTTTCTCAAGAGCCCTGATTGCAATTCCAACTACAATTGCAGATAATGCTGGTTTAGACAGTGCTGAATTGATTGCACAGCTCCGAGCAGAGCACCAGAAGGAAGGATCCACCGCAGGAATTGATGTTATCACCGGAACT GTAGGAAATATGGCTGAACGTGGAATTTGCGAAGCATTCAAAGTTAAGCAGGCCGTACTATTGTCTGCAACTGAGGCAGCTGAAATGATTCTGAGAGTCGATGAAATTATTACCTGTGCCCCACGAAAGAGAGAAGATAGAATGTGA
- the LOC126678971 gene encoding 4-hydroxyphenylpyruvate dioxygenase, whose protein sequence is MGKENVTVASSQDSFKLVGFSKFVRTNPKSDRFNVKRFHHVEFWCSDATNTARRFSWGLGMPIVAKSDLSTGNVTHASYLLRSGDLNFLFTAPYSPTIAAMENLSHTVTSSIPTFNHQNCRDFSAKHGLAVRAIAVEVEDADVAFHTSVSHGAKPVAEPVILDDRAVLAEVHLYGDVVLRYISYKNHPNQEKPNFLPKFEAVDETTSFPPLDYGIRRLDHAVGNVPELAPAVSYLKQFTGFHEFAEFTAEDVGTAESGLNSAVLANNSETVLLPMNEPVFGTKRKSQIQTYLEHNEGAGLQHLALVSRDIFETLREMRKRSSIGGFEFMPSPPPTYYKNLKKKAGDVLSDEQIKECEELGILVDRDDQGTLLQIFTKPVGDRPTMFIEIIQRVGCMMKDEAGREYQKGGCGGFGKGNFSELFKSIEEYEKTLEAKRIAKTPEA, encoded by the exons ATGGGCAAAGAAAACGTCACCGTTGCATCATCACAAGACAGCTTCAAGCTTGTTGGTTTCTCCAAGTTCGTTCGTACCAACCCAAAATCCGATCGATTTAATGTCAAACGCTTTCACCACGTCGAGTTCTGGTGCTCCGATGCTACCAACACGGCACGTCGCTTTTCTTGGGGACTTGGGATGCCTATCGTAGCTAAATCCGACCTTTCCACCGGAAACGTCACTCATGCTTCTTACCTACTCCGCTCCGGCGACCTCAACTTCCTCTTCACTGCTCCTTACTCTCCTACTATCGCCGCCATGGAAAACCTCTCCCACACTGTCACGTCATCCATCCCTACTTTCAATCACCAGAACTGCCGTGATTTCTCCGCCAAACACGGCCTTGCTGTCCGCGCAATCGCAGTTGAAGTAGAAGATGCTGACGTGGCTTTCCACACAAGCGTATCGCACGGTGCTAAACCAGTAGCCGAACCGGTAATCCTCGATGACCGCGCTGTTCTAGCCGAAGTTCACTTGTACGGCGACGTCGTTTTGCGTTACATCAGCTACAAAAACCATCCAAACCAAGAAAAACCCAATTTCTTACCGAAATTTGAAGCAGTTGATGAAACGACGTCGTTTCCTCCTTTAGATTATGGAATCCGACGGTTAGATCACGCAGTCGGTAACGTGCCGGAGCTAGCACCAGCAGTTTCATATCTGAAACAGTTCACCGGATTTCACGAATTCGCTGAATTCACAGCAGAGGATGTAGGAACAGCCGAGAGCGGATTAAACTCTGCCGTTTTGGCGAACAACAGTGAGACGGTTTTACTACCAATGAATGAGCCGGTGTTCGGGACGAAAAGGAAGAGCCAAATACAGACATATTTAGAGCATAACGAAGGGGCAGGGCTGCAGCATTTGGCGCTGGTGAGTCGAGACATATTTGAGACACTCAGAGAGATGAGAAAGCGGAGTAGTATCGGCGGTTTCGAATTTATGCCGTCGCCGCCGCCTACTTACTATAAGAATTTGAAGAAGAAAGCTGGGGATGTATTGAGCGACGAGCAGATTAAAGAGTGCGAGGAGTTGGGGATTTTGGTTGATAGAGATGATCAGGGGACTCTGCTGCAAATTTTTACTAAGCCTGTTGGTGATAG GCCGACGATGTTTATAGAGATAATTCAGAGAGTAGGATGCATGATGAAGGATGAGGCAGGTAGAGAGTACCAGAAAGGTGGATGTGGAGGATTCGGAAAAGGCAATTTTTCGGAGTTATTTAAGTCCATTGAAGAGTATGAAAAGACTCTTGAAGCTAAACGAATTGCCAAAACTCCTGAAGCATGA
- the LOC126677143 gene encoding putative pentatricopeptide repeat-containing protein At5g43820 isoform X2, with translation MAFLPQCFLGFLARINKTRYFPPYLSSSISYFQFSTLYAQHNTSNNNPSPPSSSLSRNVKQSDIDEFHILNELSNLLPISHKPIAAAHTYQPTKQNDNIEPGVVADRCLSPEEKLRGVFLQKLKGKSAIESALEKTGVDLSMDVVANVLNWGNLGGESMVTFFNWAIKSPMIPNDIHTYNVLIRALGRRKYVDFVMKILIDVKVRGIDVNLETLSVVIDSFLRARRVYKAIQLFGNSKEYGFGYDTESLNVLLQCLCKRSHVGAANSYFNSVKGKIPFNSSTYNIIIGGWSKFGRVTEMERVLEAMVEDGFDPDCNTFSCLLEGLGRADRTEDAVKMFNNLKEKDCLIDTGVYNAMISNFILCGNLDECMKFYRCMISSNCNPDIDTYTKMITAFIRARKVADALELFDEMLSRQIVPTTGIITSFIEPLCSFGPPHAAMMIHKKARKVEWRELTGSF, from the exons ATGGCGTTTCTTCCCCAATGTTTTTTAGGGTTTCTGGCGCGTATAAACAAAACAAGGTATTTTCCCCCTTATCTTAGCTCATCAATCTCATATTTTCAATTCTCAACCCTTTATGCTCAACATAACACTTCAAACAATAATCCatcaccaccatcatcatcattatcaCGTAATGTTAAACAATCTGATATTGACGAATTTCATATCCTTAATGAACTCTCTAATCTGTTACCAATCTCCCACAAACCCATAGCTGCTGCTCACACATACCAACCAACTAAACAAAATGATAATATAGAACCCGGTGTTGTTGCTGACCGCTGTCTATCGCCTGAAGAGAAATTAAGAGGGGTTTTTCTGCAAAAATTGAAGGGTAAATCAGCCATTGAAAGTGCTCTAGAGAAGACTGGTGTTGATTTGAGTATGGATGTTGTTGCTAATGTCCTGAATTGGGGGAATTTAGGAGGTGAATCCATggttactttttttaattgggCTATAAAAAGTCCCATGATTCCTAACGACATTCATACTTACAATGTGCTTATTAGAGCACTTGGTAGAAGAAAATATGTGGACTTTGTGATGAAAATTTTGATCGATGTTAAGGTTCGAGGTATAGATGTTAATTTGGAGACTTTGTCCGTTGTTATTGATAGCTTCCTTAGGGCTCGCCGAGTTTATAAAGCTATTCAGCTATTTGGAAACTCTAAAGAATATGGGTTTGGATATGATACTGAGTCTTTGAATGTGCTTTTGCAGTGTCTCTGTAAGAGATCGCATGTGGGTGCTGCAAATTCTTACTTTAACTCAGTGAAGGGGAAGATACCATTTAATAGTTCGAcctataatattattataggTGGGTGGTCTAAATTTGGTAGAGTTACTGAAATGGAGAGAGTTTTGGAGGCAATGGTTGAAGATGGTTTTGATCCTGATTGTAATACTTTTAGTTGCTTGCTTGAGGGTTTAGGAAGAGCTGATAGGACTGAAGATGCTGTTAAGATGTTTAACAATTTGAAGGAGAAAGATTGTTTGATAGATACTGGTGTTTATAACGCAAtgatttctaattttattttgtgtGGAAATCTTGACGAGTGTATGAAATTCTATAGGTGTATGATCAGTAGCAATTGCAATCCAGATATCGACACTTATACCAAAATGATTACTGCTTTTATCAGAGCGCGGAAAGTGGCTGATGCACTTGAATTGTTTGATGAGATGTTAAGTCGACAGATTGTGCCAACAACGGGGATTATAACTTCTTTTATTGAACCTCTTTGTAGCTTTGGTCCACCCCATGCTGCAATGATGATTCACAAGAAGGCAAGAAAG GTAGAGTGGAGAGAGCTTACAGGCTCTTTTTGA
- the LOC126677143 gene encoding putative pentatricopeptide repeat-containing protein At5g43820 isoform X1: protein MAFLPQCFLGFLARINKTRYFPPYLSSSISYFQFSTLYAQHNTSNNNPSPPSSSLSRNVKQSDIDEFHILNELSNLLPISHKPIAAAHTYQPTKQNDNIEPGVVADRCLSPEEKLRGVFLQKLKGKSAIESALEKTGVDLSMDVVANVLNWGNLGGESMVTFFNWAIKSPMIPNDIHTYNVLIRALGRRKYVDFVMKILIDVKVRGIDVNLETLSVVIDSFLRARRVYKAIQLFGNSKEYGFGYDTESLNVLLQCLCKRSHVGAANSYFNSVKGKIPFNSSTYNIIIGGWSKFGRVTEMERVLEAMVEDGFDPDCNTFSCLLEGLGRADRTEDAVKMFNNLKEKDCLIDTGVYNAMISNFILCGNLDECMKFYRCMISSNCNPDIDTYTKMITAFIRARKVADALELFDEMLSRQIVPTTGIITSFIEPLCSFGPPHAAMMIHKKARKVGCSLSFTAYKLLLMRLSRFGKCGMLLNIWDEMQESGYPSDMEVYEYVINGLCNIGQLENAVSVMEESLRKGFCPSRLIYSRLSNKLLASGRVERAYRLFLKIKDARINENARKYWHSNGWHF, encoded by the coding sequence ATGGCGTTTCTTCCCCAATGTTTTTTAGGGTTTCTGGCGCGTATAAACAAAACAAGGTATTTTCCCCCTTATCTTAGCTCATCAATCTCATATTTTCAATTCTCAACCCTTTATGCTCAACATAACACTTCAAACAATAATCCatcaccaccatcatcatcattatcaCGTAATGTTAAACAATCTGATATTGACGAATTTCATATCCTTAATGAACTCTCTAATCTGTTACCAATCTCCCACAAACCCATAGCTGCTGCTCACACATACCAACCAACTAAACAAAATGATAATATAGAACCCGGTGTTGTTGCTGACCGCTGTCTATCGCCTGAAGAGAAATTAAGAGGGGTTTTTCTGCAAAAATTGAAGGGTAAATCAGCCATTGAAAGTGCTCTAGAGAAGACTGGTGTTGATTTGAGTATGGATGTTGTTGCTAATGTCCTGAATTGGGGGAATTTAGGAGGTGAATCCATggttactttttttaattgggCTATAAAAAGTCCCATGATTCCTAACGACATTCATACTTACAATGTGCTTATTAGAGCACTTGGTAGAAGAAAATATGTGGACTTTGTGATGAAAATTTTGATCGATGTTAAGGTTCGAGGTATAGATGTTAATTTGGAGACTTTGTCCGTTGTTATTGATAGCTTCCTTAGGGCTCGCCGAGTTTATAAAGCTATTCAGCTATTTGGAAACTCTAAAGAATATGGGTTTGGATATGATACTGAGTCTTTGAATGTGCTTTTGCAGTGTCTCTGTAAGAGATCGCATGTGGGTGCTGCAAATTCTTACTTTAACTCAGTGAAGGGGAAGATACCATTTAATAGTTCGAcctataatattattataggTGGGTGGTCTAAATTTGGTAGAGTTACTGAAATGGAGAGAGTTTTGGAGGCAATGGTTGAAGATGGTTTTGATCCTGATTGTAATACTTTTAGTTGCTTGCTTGAGGGTTTAGGAAGAGCTGATAGGACTGAAGATGCTGTTAAGATGTTTAACAATTTGAAGGAGAAAGATTGTTTGATAGATACTGGTGTTTATAACGCAAtgatttctaattttattttgtgtGGAAATCTTGACGAGTGTATGAAATTCTATAGGTGTATGATCAGTAGCAATTGCAATCCAGATATCGACACTTATACCAAAATGATTACTGCTTTTATCAGAGCGCGGAAAGTGGCTGATGCACTTGAATTGTTTGATGAGATGTTAAGTCGACAGATTGTGCCAACAACGGGGATTATAACTTCTTTTATTGAACCTCTTTGTAGCTTTGGTCCACCCCATGCTGCAATGATGATTCACAAGAAGGCAAGAAAGGTGGGTTGTAGTTTATCATTCACTGCTTATAAGCTATTGCTGATGCGGCTTTCTAGATTTGGTAAATGTGGAATGCTATTAAATATATGGGATGAAATGCAAGAAAGTGGCTATCCATCTGACATGGAAGTTTATGAGTATGTTATTAATGGACTTTGCAACATAGGGCAGCTTGAAAATGCTGTATCTGTCATGGAAGAATCTTTGCGCAAGGGCTTTTGCCCAAGCAGACTTATATATAGCAGACTAAGTAACAAACTACTTGCATCAGGTAGAGTGGAGAGAGCTTACAGGCTCTTTTTGAAGATTAAAGATGCTCGTATCAATGAAAATGCTCGGAAATATTGGCATTCTAACGGCTGGCACTTTTGA
- the LOC126677144 gene encoding persulfide dioxygenase ETHE1 homolog, mitochondrial — protein sequence MLRSHLLGLSLITRSHTRPQLSFARFQFSTMSYTTSPGSSAKLLFRQLFEKESSTYTYLLADVAHPDKPALLIDPVDKTVDRDITLVKELGLKLIYALNTHVHADHVTGTGLLKTKAPGVRSIISKASQSKADLLIEAGDKIHFGNLFLEVRATPGHTLGCVTYVTGDGPDQPQPRMAFTGDAVLIRGCGRTDFQGGSSQQLYQSVQSQIFSLPKDTLIYPAHDYKGFTVSSVGEEMLYNSRLTKNEETFKSIMENLNLPYPKMIDIAVPANMVCGLQDSSAKPIETSSN from the exons ATGCTGCGATCGCATTTGCTTGGACTCTCCCTTATAACACGATCCCATACACGGCCGCAGCTTTCATTCGCGAGATTCCAGTTTTCAACCATGAGTTATACGACGTCGCCTGGTTCATCAGCTAAGCTACTGTTTCGCCAGCTTTTCGAGAAGGAATCGTCCACTTATACCTATTTGCTCGCCGACGTCGCTCACCCTGATAAACCAGCTCTG TTGATTGATCCAGTTGATAAGACAGTTGATAGGGATATTACGCTTGTGAAAGAGTTAGGATTAAAGCTGATTTATGCTCTAAACACTCATGTACATGCTGATCATGTTACTGGCACTGGCTTGCTCAAG ACAAAGGCTCCGGGAGTGAGATCAATTATTTCAAAAGCAAGCCAATCCAAGGCTGATCTTCTTATTGAAGCTGgtgataaaattcattttggTAATCTGTTTCTTGAG GTTAGAGCCACTCCAGGTCATACACTAGGTTGTGTTACTTATGTTACTGGTGATGGGCCTGATCAGCCTCAGCCAAGGATGGCCTTCACTGGAGATGCTGTATTAATACGAGGATGTGGGAGAACTGATTTTCAG GGTGGAAGTTCACAGCAACTCTATCAGTCGGTACAATCACAG ATATTCAGCTTGCCCAAGGATACTTTAATCTATCCTGCTCATGATTACAAAGGGTTCACT GTTAGTTCTGTTGGAGAGGAAATGCTTTATAATTCTAGGCTCACCAAAAATGAG GAAACTTTTAAGAGTATTATGGAAA ATTTGAACCTTCCATATCCAAAGATGATTGACATAGCTGTTCCTGCCAATATGGTATGTGGATTACAAGATTCATCTGCAAAGCCCATAGAGACCTCATCTAACTGA
- the LOC126679497 gene encoding aspartyl protease family protein 2-like, with the protein MLSKFSIFLVFVLLFSPIFEAVAFKKHGNITGIELPNHHMSFNAVSSSSSMQNTDCSLSNSKKDQNFHSVGSQENEDVQDSKQTVKLDLKHRWLNQKSDTKSSFIASRTRDLTRIQTLHKRITEKKNQSAISRLNKDNNNKQNQNQKQQQQPVIAPSPEANGLSGQLMATLESGVSLGSGEYFMDVFIGTPPKHFSLILDTGSDLNWIQSVPCYDCFEQTGPYYDPKDSSSFSHITCNDPKCNLVSSPDPPQPCKSSNQTCPYFYWYGDSSNTTGDFALETFTVNLTSSAGKSEFKRVKNVMFGCGHWNRGLFHGAAGLLGLGRGPLSFSSQLQSLYGHSFSYCLVDRNSDANVSSKLIFGEDKNLMNHPELNFTSFVGGKDNPVDTFYYVQIKSIIIGGEILNIPEQTWNLSAEGSGGTIVDSGTTLSYFAEPAYEIIRDKFIEKIKGYPILKDFPILNPCYNVSGVERMELPEFGIIFRDGAVWNFPVENYFIRLDPEEVVCLAILGTPRSALSIIGNYQQQNFHILYDTKKSRLGYAPMNCAEV; encoded by the coding sequence ATGCTGTCcaaattttcaatctttttgGTTTTTGTTCTACTCTTTTCTCCCATTTTTGAAGCAGTTGCTTTCAAGAAGCATGGCAATATTACTGGTATTGAGTTACCTAATCATCACATGAGTTTCAATGCAGTTTCATCTTCATCATCTATGCAAAACACAGATTGCAGCCTCTCAAATTCGAAGAAAGACCAAAACTTTCACTCAGTTGGCTCACAAGAAAATGAAGATGTTCAAGACTCTAAGCAAACTGTGAAACTTGACTTAAAACACAGATGGTTAAACCAAAAATCCGACACTAAAAGCTCGTTCATAGCTTCAAGAACGCGAGATTTAACAAGAATTCAGACTCTACACAAGAGAATTACAGAGAAGAAGAATCAAAGTGCCATTTCAAGACTAAACAAAGATAACAATAATAAACAGAATCAGAATCagaagcagcagcagcagcctGTAATTGCCCCATCTCCGGAGGCAAATGGGCTCTCAGGGCAGCTCATGGCTACTCTAGAATCAGGAGTGAGTCTTGGTTCAGGAGAGTATTTCATGGACGTTTTCATCGGTACACCTCCTAAACACTTCTCTTTAATTCTTGACACTGGTAGTGATTTAAATTGGATTCAATCTGTTCCTTGTTATGATTGTTTTGAGCAAACTGGCCCTTACTATGATCCTAAAGACTCGTCTTCTTTTAGCCATATAACCTGTAATGATCCCAAGTGCAATTTAGTTTCATCTCCTGATCCTCCTCAACCCTGCAAATCTAGCAACCAAACATGTCCATATTTTTACTGGTACGGGGACAGCTCAAATACTACCGGGGATTTTGCTTTAGAAACGTTTACTGTTAATTTAACATCATCAGCGGGAAAATCTGAGTTTAAACGAGTTAAGAATGTAATGTTCGGCTGCGGACATTGGAACCGCGGCCTGTTCCACGGGGCAGCAGGACTGTTGGGGCTTGGGAGAGGGCCGCTTTCGTTTTCGTCGCAGCTTCAGTCTCTTTACGGCCATTCATTTTCGTACTGTTTAGTTGATAGGAATAGTGATGCTAATGTTAGTAGTAAATTGATTTTTGGTGAGGATAAGAATCTTATGAATCACCCGGAACTAAATTTTACATCTTTTGTTGGTGGAAAAGATAACCCGGTTGATACATTTTATTATGTTCAAATCAAATCGATTATAATCGGTGGAGAGATCCTGAATATACCTGAGCAGACTTGGAATTTGTCTGCTGAAGGCTCTGGTGGTACAATTGTTGATTCTGGTACAACTCTGAGTTACTTTGCAGAGCCAGCTTATGAGATTATTAGAGATAAGTTTATTGAGAAGATTAAAGGGTATCCGATTCTGAAGGATTTTCCGATTTTGAATCCTTGTTATAATGTTTCCGGTGTTGAGAGGATGGAACTGCCTGAATTTGGAATCATTTTTCGAGATGGAGCAGTGTGGAATTTTCCTGTTGAGAATTACTTTATCAGGCTTGATCCTGAGGAAGTTGTTTGCTTGGCAATTCTCGGGACTCCTCGTTCCGCTCTTTCGATAATTGGGAATTATCAGCAGCAGAATTTTCATATTCTGTATGATACAAAGAAGTCTAGACTGGGGTATGCTCCAATGAATTGTGCAGAAGTTTGA
- the LOC126676196 gene encoding ATP-dependent zinc metalloprotease FTSH 2, chloroplastic, whose amino-acid sequence MAASSACIVGNNGLSTGTKQNLSKAVYGRSLFLSHRFPSSGKTSKAFLIKASLDRNEGRRGFLKQLIGNVGIVAPALLGSGKALADDQGVSSSRMSYSRFLEYLDKDRVNKVDLFENGTIAIVEAVSPELGNRVQRVRVQLPGLSQELLQKFREKNIDFAAHNAQEDSGSLLFNLIGNLAFPLILIGGLFLLSRRSSGGMGGPGGPGFPLTFGQSKAKFQMEPNTGVTFDDVAGVDEAKQDFMEVVEFLKKPERFTAVGARIPKGVLLVGPPGTGKTLLAKAIAGEAGVPFFSISGSEFVEMFVGVGASRVRDLFKKAKENAPCIVFVDEIDAVGRQRGTGIGGGNDEREQTLNQLLTEMDGFEGNTGVIVIAATNRADILDSALLRPGRFDRQVSVDVPDIRGRTEILKVHSGNKKFVADVSLEVIAMRTPGFSGADLANLLNEAAILAGRRGKTAISSKEIDDSIDRIVAGMEGTVMTDGKSKSLVAYHEVGHAICGTLTPGHDPVQKVTLIPRGQARGLTWFIPSDDPTLISKQQLFARIVGGLGGRAAEEIIFGAPEVTTGAASDLMQITGLAKQMVTTFGMSEIGPWSLMDSSAQSDVIMRMMARNSMSEKLAEDIDRAIKSISDNAYEIALSQIRSNREAIDKIVEILLEKETMSGDEFRAILSEFVEIPVENRVAPSVPTPVTV is encoded by the exons ATGGCTGCATCATCAGCATGTATTGTAGGAAATAATGGTTTATCAAccggtacaaaacaaaatttgagCAAAGCTGTCTATGGAAGAAGTCTTTTTCTTTCTCATAGGTTTCCGTCTTCTGGTAAGACGTCAAAAGCTTTTTTAATTAAAGCGTCCTTGGATCGGAATGAAGGAAGAAGAGGTTTCCTAAAGCAGTTGATTGGCAATGTGGGAATTGTTGCTCCCGCTTTATTGGGAAGTGGGAAGGCGCTTGCTGACGACCAGGGGGTTTCTTCCTCCAGGATGTCTTATTCAAGGTTTTTGGAGTACTTGGACAAGGACCGGGTTAACAAGGTTGATTTGTTTGAGAATGGAACTATTGCTATTGTAGAAGCTGTTTCTCCTGAATTAGGAAATAGAGTGCAGCGAGTCCGTGTCCAACTTCCAGGACTCAGTCAAGAGCTTCTTCAGAAGTTTAGAGAGAAAAACATTGATTTTGCCGCTCATAATGCTCAAGAGGATTCGGGTTCCCTACTATTTAACTTGATTGGAAATCTAGCTTTCCCTTTGATCTTAATAGGGGGTCTGTTCCTTCTCTCTCGACGATCATCTGGAGGAATGGGTGGTCCTGGTGGGCCTGGTTTCCCTTTGACATTTGGTCAGTCTAAGGCAAAGTTCCAAATGGAACCAAATACTGGTGTTACATTTGATGATGTTGCTGGAGTTGATGAAGCAAAGCAGGATTTCATGGAGGTGGTTGAGTTTCTGAAGAAGCCAGAGAGGTTCACTGCAGTTGGAGCTCGCATTCCCAAAGGTGTTCTTCTAGTTGGCCCTCCAGGAACTGGGAAGACACTTCTAGCCAAGGCAATTGCTGGTGAGGCTGGAGTCCCATTTTTCTCCATATCAGGCTCTGAGTTTGTTGAGATGTTTGTTGGTGTTGGTGCCTCTAGAGTCCGTGATCTCTTCAAGAAGGCCAAAGAAAATGCACCTTGCATTGTATTTGTGGATGAAATTGATGCCGTTGGAAGGCAAAGAGGCACCGGCATTGGTGGGGGAAATGATGAAAGAGAACAGACCCTAAATCAGCTTTTAACAGAAATGGATGGTTTTGAGGGTAACACTGGTGTCATCGTTATTGCAGCTACTAACAGGGCAGATATTTTGGACTCCGCCTTGTTGAGGCCAGGGCGGTTTGACAGACAG GTGAGTGTCGATGTTCCAGATATACGAGGAAGAACAGAAATACTAAAGGTTCATTCTGGCAATAAGAAATTTGTTGCAGATGTCTCTCTTGAAGTGATAGCCATGAGAACACCTGGTTTTAGTGGAGCTGACCTTGCAAACCTCTTAAATGAGGCTGCTATATTGGCTGGTCGTCGTGGGAAGACTGCTATTTCAAGTAAAGAGATTGATGATTCAATAGATAGGATTGTAGCTGGAATGGAAGGAACCGTTATGACTGACGGAAAGAGCAAAAGTCTTGTTGCTTATCATGAAGTTGGCCATGCTATTTGTGG AACTTTGACTCCAGGGCATGATCCAGTTCAGAAAGTCACCCTAATTCCACGTGGTCAGGCACGAGGTCTAACCTGGTTTATTCCTTCGGATGACCCAACCTTAATCTCCAAGCAGCAACTTTTTGCAAGAATAGTTGGTGGTCTTGGTGGCAGAGCTGCCGAGGAAATTATCTTTGGTGCACCTGAGGTGACTACAGGAGCAGCTAGTGATTTAATGCAGATTACTGGTTTGGCTAAGCAG ATGGTAACCACATTTGGAATGTCTGAAATTGGACCATGGTCACTTATGGACTCATCAGCTCAAAGCGATGTTATAATGAGAATGATGGCAAGAAATTCCATGTCAGAAAAGCTCGCAGAAGACATCGACAGAGCTATCAAGAGTATATCAGACAATGCATATGAGATTGCACTGAGCCAGATTAGGAGCAACCGTGAGGCAATTGACAAGATTGTAGAAATCTTGCTTGAGAAGGAAACAATGTCCGGGGATGAGTTCAGAGCGATTCTATCAGAATTTGTTGAAATTCCTGTCGAAAATCGGGTGGCTCCTTCAGTACCTACTCCAGTTACTGTGTAA